The genomic window CGGAGCTGCAGGTGTCGTCTATCGAGCCAGGCAAACCAGCCTGAACCGCGAAGTGGCGGTTAAAGTCATTTTAGGCTCGTCATGGACAAGCGCTGCGGGTCGACGACGTTTTCGCGCTGAAGCCGAGGCGGCCGCCAGTTTGAATCACCGCCACATCGTTCCGGTCTATGAAATCAACCACGCAGAGGGGCACGACTTTTACAGTATGGCTTACGTCCGTGGGGGCACATTGGGCGACCATCTCAACCTGATTCACCAGGACCGTAGAAAGGCAGTTACCTTGATGGCGAAGGTCGCCCGCACAGTGCAAGTTGCACATGATCACGGCATTCTCCATCGCGACTTAAAGCCAGACAATATATTGCTGGGTGAAGATGGTGAGCCGCTCATTAGCGATTTCGGACTCGCCTTTGATTTACGTCGTAGCGATGGCCTTACCCTCACTGGTCAGATTCTGGGGACACCTCAGTACATGGCACCCGAGCAAGCGTGGACTCATCTTGGAGGGATTACCGCGCAAACTGACATTTACGGATTGGGAGCCATTCTCTTCCACCTACTGTCTGGTCGCCCGGTAATTGAGGCCGACAATGTTATGGGGGCGATCCAGACGCTTATTTCAGAGCCCGTTCTGCGACTCCGATCAATCGATCCTGGCATCCATAGTGATCTGGAAACGATTGTCGCAAAGTGCCTCGAGAAAACCCCTACGGATCGCTACGCATCTGCCCGAAGCCTGGCCGAAGACCTTGAGGCTTGGCTTGATCGCCGCCCGATCGCCGCCCGCGCACAGACACCGACCCAGAGGTTTTTCAAGTGGATTCAGAGGAAGCCCGTTCACGCCGGTCTACTCGCATCTATCCTTCTTCTGCTACTGTCCTTCGGCATTGGCGGCCCACTTTTCGCCTTACGACAGGCATCTTTACGAGAGATCGCTGAAAGCGCAAAGGCAGAAGCTCTGGAAGCAGCCGGGCTCGCAAATAGACAGGCGAACGCAAACCGCCGACTCGCCTACGCCTCGAATATGCGCCTCATCAACATGGCAGCTCGATTCGGGACGACCCCGAAAATGGCAACGCAAACCATGTTGAAGGCTCTCCGCCCGCGAGATGGCGGAGATGATTTTAGGGATTGGGAGTGGTACTACGTCTATGGCAAACTACACTCCGCACCGATTCACATTGAACATAAGCCAAAAGGCCCGATCAATTCCCTTGGTTTTTCGCCATTTGGTGAGTCTTTGCTCGTCAGTAGCCCAAAGGGCACCGAGGTCTTCGATTCGGTCAACCGGGTCATGGGACGAAAGTTTATCGATGGCGAAGAGCACCTGTTTTCTGCCTGGAATCCGGACGGCAGGTCGATTGTAACTCTAGGAAAATCCGGTAAGGTGAAATTGTGGAACTCCAAAACTGCTGCGCTGGAATTTTCTCTTTCCGAAGACGTTCCAGCCAGATCGGTAACCTGGAGCCCCGATGGGAAACGAGTCGCAATCCTCCATGCGAATAACACGATCGGAATTTGGACTATTGAGGAATCGTTCCAGCTAGATCAAGAGCTCGTGCGCCCATCCGCTGAACTTGAACAGATCGCATGGAGCCCAAACGGCCGATACCTCGCTGGCATTGGCAAATCCGATCTCGTCTTTGCCTGGGATCTCGACCCGGAATTCTCGGAAGATTCCCTGGAAACGTTTCAGG from Verrucomicrobiota bacterium includes these protein-coding regions:
- a CDS encoding WD40 repeat domain-containing serine/threonine-protein kinase, coding for GAAGVVYRARQTSLNREVAVKVILGSSWTSAAGRRRFRAEAEAAASLNHRHIVPVYEINHAEGHDFYSMAYVRGGTLGDHLNLIHQDRRKAVTLMAKVARTVQVAHDHGILHRDLKPDNILLGEDGEPLISDFGLAFDLRRSDGLTLTGQILGTPQYMAPEQAWTHLGGITAQTDIYGLGAILFHLLSGRPVIEADNVMGAIQTLISEPVLRLRSIDPGIHSDLETIVAKCLEKTPTDRYASARSLAEDLEAWLDRRPIAARAQTPTQRFFKWIQRKPVHAGLLASILLLLLSFGIGGPLFALRQASLREIAESAKAEALEAAGLANRQANANRRLAYASNMRLINMAARFGTTPKMATQTMLKALRPRDGGDDFRDWEWYYVYGKLHSAPIHIEHKPKGPINSLGFSPFGESLLVSSPKGTEVFDSVNRVMGRKFIDGEEHLFSAWNPDGRSIVTLGKSGKVKLWNSKTAALEFSLSEDVPARSVTWSPDGKRVAILHANNTIGIWTIEESFQLDQELVRPSAELEQIAWSPNGRYLAGIGKSDLVFAWDLDPEFSEDSLETFQGHNSPLTSIAWMPSGAWLATGSINGAVRIWGVPGGRRVANSGMNYGRGAVTALAWSPDEHVLLNTIDDWEGLLRLDFAMNDHTIYHEFEGVTSAMAWNAHSHAIAAGNEDGKVTIWREGLAAPSRVLWESGKTLNSIDWSQDDLILLCQDTSGEITAMNVNSEDVAWSIENLSATAGSYARSPDGNQIAVISKYRNTFRVEIIDTVNGQRLSLIDLKTIMPSSMIWPKQGEILILSGNGGIVRFFPESDRAPEQLRPPQKNVALANPKISMSPDNHLILVSCENGNLQLLSASSGKVIFESPGEERLKPVVVSHAWHPNNTNFATLGSDGMISIWSVSEKRVIRAFRAHSGETGSLAWHPDGNRLASGGENGDVFIWDWENGERLLELEGHADMIYDLTWDRAALRLASASRDGEVRLWDATAGVLLSLE